The following proteins come from a genomic window of Nocardioides albertanoniae:
- a CDS encoding inositol monophosphatase family protein: MLYWRTMPWDHAPGALLLREAGGVAARLDGATYDPTDRREGLLVAGSPEAWRAAKSALGLG, translated from the coding sequence ATGCTGTACTGGCGCACCATGCCGTGGGATCACGCCCCCGGTGCCCTCCTGCTGAGGGAGGCGGGAGGAGTCGCGGCCCGTCTGGACGGCGCTACGTATGACCCGACAGACCGGCGTGAAGGGCTCTTGGTGGCGGGCAGCCCTGAGGCATGGCGGGCAGCGAAGTCGGCGCTCGGACTCGGATGA
- a CDS encoding inositol monophosphatase family protein yields MRAEDVWEKSPGEVVTIADQECEKALSASLCAAVPGSVVIGEEAAAEDPALLRHLSGEQPVWLLDPLDGTGAFASGSQDYGVMAALVVDSETVLAVIHQPEHSRTFVAEHGAGAYETESGERLVVPRSTSSLDGAVMKRFLPADVRAVIEQNEHRFATLVPQATAASIESPHSHEASATSCCTGAPCRGITPPVPSC; encoded by the coding sequence CTGAGGGCCGAGGACGTATGGGAGAAGTCCCCTGGTGAGGTGGTCACCATTGCCGACCAGGAGTGCGAGAAGGCCCTCTCCGCCAGCTTGTGCGCCGCGGTTCCAGGAAGTGTCGTGATCGGGGAAGAAGCCGCTGCCGAGGACCCGGCGCTGCTCCGTCACCTGTCCGGCGAGCAGCCCGTGTGGCTGCTCGACCCGCTCGACGGCACTGGCGCCTTCGCATCTGGTTCCCAGGATTACGGAGTAATGGCCGCGTTGGTGGTCGACAGCGAGACAGTGCTTGCAGTCATCCACCAGCCCGAGCACTCCCGGACCTTCGTTGCGGAACATGGGGCCGGCGCGTACGAGACCGAATCAGGGGAACGCCTCGTGGTGCCGCGTTCTACGAGCAGCCTCGACGGCGCAGTCATGAAGCGATTCCTACCAGCCGACGTCCGCGCCGTGATTGAGCAGAATGAGCATCGGTTCGCGACCTTGGTGCCGCAGGCGACGGCCGCCAGCATCGAGTCCCCGCACTCACACGAGGCGTCGGCGACTTCATGCTGTACTGGCGCACCATGCCGTGGGATCACGCCCCCGGTGCCCTCCTGCTGA
- a CDS encoding ISL3-like element ISPfr2 family transposase has translation MSDATPPAGFGRPDLTAFARLDGLGLSVTGQRLEPDRAVLACRVVEPDQCCRRCGSEGAARDTVIRRLAHEPLGWRPTVLEVVVRRYRCADCGHVWRQDTSAAAEPRAKLSRTGLRWALEGIVVAHLTVARVAEGLGVTWDTANNAVLAEGKRLLINDPTRFEGVKVIGVDEHVWRHTRRGDKYVTVIIDLTPVRDGAGPARLLDMVEGRSKAAFKTWLADRDDAFRDAVEVVAMDGFTGFKTAAAEEIPDAVTVMDPFHVVRLAGDALDRCRRRVQLAIHGHRGFRDDPLYKSRRTLHTGADLLTDKQSDRLRALFVDDAHVEVEATWGVYQRMIAAYRHEDRQRGRELMEKLITDLSAGVPNVLTELTTLGRTLKKRAADVLAYFERPGTSNGPTEVLNGRLEHLRGSALGFRNLTNYIARSLLETGGFRPQLLHPRLG, from the coding sequence GTGTCCGACGCTACCCCGCCGGCCGGCTTCGGCCGCCCTGACCTGACCGCCTTCGCTCGACTCGACGGCCTCGGTCTGAGCGTGACCGGGCAACGACTTGAACCGGATCGTGCGGTCCTCGCGTGCCGCGTGGTGGAACCAGATCAGTGTTGCCGACGGTGCGGCAGCGAAGGCGCTGCTCGTGACACCGTGATCCGGCGGTTGGCCCACGAGCCGCTGGGCTGGCGACCGACCGTGCTGGAAGTTGTAGTGCGCCGCTACCGCTGTGCCGACTGCGGACACGTGTGGCGCCAAGACACCAGCGCCGCGGCGGAGCCACGCGCGAAGCTCTCGCGCACCGGGCTGCGGTGGGCGCTGGAAGGGATCGTGGTCGCACACCTCACCGTCGCCCGTGTCGCCGAGGGACTCGGGGTCACGTGGGACACCGCCAACAACGCGGTCCTGGCCGAAGGCAAGCGGCTGCTGATCAACGACCCCACGCGGTTCGAGGGCGTGAAGGTCATTGGCGTCGATGAGCACGTCTGGCGCCACACCAGGCGTGGCGACAAGTACGTCACCGTGATCATCGACCTCACCCCGGTCCGCGATGGCGCCGGCCCAGCAAGGCTGCTGGACATGGTCGAGGGCCGGTCGAAGGCGGCGTTCAAGACCTGGCTCGCCGACCGCGACGACGCCTTCCGTGACGCGGTCGAGGTGGTCGCGATGGACGGCTTCACCGGGTTCAAGACCGCCGCTGCAGAGGAGATCCCGGACGCGGTCACGGTGATGGATCCCTTCCACGTCGTGCGCTTGGCCGGTGACGCCCTCGACAGGTGCCGGCGCCGGGTCCAACTCGCGATCCACGGGCACCGTGGGTTCAGGGACGACCCGCTCTACAAGTCGCGGCGCACGCTGCACACCGGCGCGGACCTGCTCACCGACAAGCAGAGCGACAGGCTACGCGCGCTGTTCGTTGATGACGCTCACGTCGAGGTCGAGGCGACCTGGGGTGTCTACCAGCGCATGATCGCCGCCTATCGCCACGAGGACCGGCAACGTGGCCGCGAGCTCATGGAGAAGCTGATCACCGACCTCAGCGCCGGCGTCCCCAACGTGCTCACCGAGCTCACCACCCTGGGCCGGACCCTGAAGAAGCGAGCCGCTGACGTGCTCGCCTACTTCGAACGACCCGGCACCAGCAACGGGCCGACCGAGGTGCTCAACGGACGGCTCGAACACCTGCGCGGCTCCGCACTCGGGTTCCGCAACCTGACCAACTACATCGCCCGAAGCCTGCTCGAGACCGGCGGCTTCAGACCCCAACTTCTACACCCCCGATTGGGATGA
- a CDS encoding putative quinol monooxygenase → MSTPASLPYAFVAKIVAADGQHDALADLLAGAVALANEEVGTIVWFAARTHADTFWIFDAFPDEAARDAHANGAIVAALMANQHLLGAAPEILAADVLASKLP, encoded by the coding sequence ATGTCCACACCCGCATCACTTCCGTATGCCTTCGTCGCCAAGATCGTCGCGGCCGATGGACAGCACGACGCGCTCGCCGATCTGCTCGCCGGCGCTGTCGCACTCGCCAACGAAGAAGTGGGAACGATTGTCTGGTTCGCGGCTAGAACCCACGCCGACACCTTTTGGATCTTCGATGCATTCCCCGACGAGGCCGCTCGCGACGCCCACGCCAACGGCGCCATCGTCGCAGCCCTGATGGCCAACCAGCACCTCCTCGGCGCAGCACCCGAGATCCTGGCGGCCGACGTCCTCGCGTCCAAGCTCCCGTAG
- a CDS encoding GlxA family transcriptional regulator: MRIGLIAIDGCFGSAVASVIDIVRVADGARGDIDPRIDPIELAILGPKRRVTTTASMTLSVDHPLSESGEFDVVVVPALGTLTAAATNDALQSRDARSVIASLGRLDDATTRIAAACTGVFAVAETGRMHHRRATTSWFLGPEFLKRYPTVALDLDTMVVVDGNLVTAGAAFAHIDLALSLVRSISPDLAQHVAKLLIIDERPSQAAFVAYEHLRHEDPIVVEFERFVRARLDEPFNVAFVAQSLGTSRRTLERRVRAALNLTPLGFAQRLRIERARHLSATTDLTSAEIALRVGYANAETLRSLLRRERRRS; encoded by the coding sequence ATGCGTATCGGACTGATCGCGATCGACGGCTGCTTCGGTTCGGCTGTCGCGTCGGTCATCGACATCGTGCGGGTGGCCGACGGAGCCCGCGGCGATATCGACCCGCGGATCGACCCGATCGAACTCGCCATCCTCGGACCGAAACGGCGAGTGACCACGACGGCATCGATGACCCTGTCGGTTGACCACCCGCTGTCGGAGTCCGGAGAGTTCGACGTGGTCGTCGTCCCTGCGCTTGGAACCCTCACGGCCGCCGCTACCAACGACGCCCTCCAGAGCCGAGATGCTCGTTCGGTCATCGCCTCGCTCGGGCGCCTCGACGACGCGACCACCCGGATCGCCGCGGCGTGCACCGGCGTGTTCGCCGTCGCCGAGACCGGACGGATGCATCATCGGCGGGCGACGACCAGCTGGTTCCTGGGGCCGGAGTTCCTGAAGCGCTATCCGACCGTCGCCCTCGATCTCGACACCATGGTCGTCGTGGACGGGAACCTCGTCACCGCCGGCGCCGCGTTCGCCCACATCGACCTCGCGCTCTCACTCGTGCGATCGATCAGCCCCGACCTGGCCCAACATGTCGCCAAGCTCCTCATCATCGACGAGCGTCCGTCGCAGGCGGCCTTCGTCGCCTACGAACATCTCCGGCACGAGGACCCGATCGTCGTCGAGTTCGAACGCTTCGTGCGCGCCCGCCTGGACGAACCGTTCAACGTCGCCTTCGTCGCGCAGTCGCTCGGCACCAGCCGGCGCACCCTCGAACGACGAGTCCGTGCGGCGCTCAACCTCACTCCGCTCGGCTTCGCCCAACGGCTTCGCATCGAACGAGCTCGGCACCTCTCAGCAACCACGGACCTCACCTCCGCCGAGATCGCGCTACGGGTCGGCTACGCGAACGCCGAGACTCTGCGCTCCCTCCTGCGCAGGGAGCGACGCCGTTCCTGA
- a CDS encoding endonuclease domain-containing protein: MDAVEALEQLGGIARSADIVALSSRRRLRTAVSNEAIVHVDRDRYALPVTDLGRRLAVEHNLHLTHLSAALHHGWEVRTSPSVPHLLLPSGQKRPTSAARFWTYDARREDLDGWSTGPLLTVMLCARDLPFAAALTVADSALRHGSVTHEELVTAGRAWRGGDTQQVERVAAHANALSANAFESGLRAITAAAGLEFVPQYEVHVGTLTVHPDLVDPINGIILEADSWGFHADKETHDRDCQRYTMLASDGWIVLRFTYDQVMLQPEYVLRCIEMALSQRAAAA, from the coding sequence ATGGACGCAGTCGAGGCGCTGGAGCAGCTGGGCGGGATCGCCCGCTCTGCCGACATCGTCGCGCTCTCCAGCCGCCGACGCCTGCGCACCGCGGTGTCGAATGAGGCGATCGTCCACGTCGATCGCGACCGCTACGCCCTCCCCGTGACCGACCTCGGCCGCCGCCTCGCCGTGGAGCACAACCTCCATCTCACCCATCTCAGCGCGGCGCTCCATCACGGCTGGGAGGTCCGTACCTCCCCGAGCGTGCCCCATCTCCTCTTGCCGAGCGGACAGAAGAGACCCACCAGCGCGGCACGCTTCTGGACGTACGACGCCCGGCGCGAGGACCTCGACGGCTGGTCCACCGGGCCATTGCTCACGGTCATGCTGTGCGCCCGCGACCTGCCGTTCGCCGCCGCGCTGACCGTAGCCGACTCGGCGTTGCGCCACGGCTCGGTGACCCACGAGGAGCTCGTCACGGCTGGCCGCGCCTGGCGCGGAGGTGACACACAGCAGGTCGAGAGGGTCGCAGCTCACGCCAACGCACTGTCCGCCAACGCATTCGAGTCCGGCCTGCGCGCGATCACCGCTGCGGCCGGCCTCGAGTTCGTCCCGCAGTACGAGGTGCACGTCGGCACACTGACGGTGCACCCCGACCTCGTCGACCCGATCAACGGCATCATCCTCGAGGCCGACTCCTGGGGCTTCCACGCCGACAAGGAGACCCACGACCGCGACTGTCAGCGCTACACGATGCTCGCCTCCGACGGCTGGATCGTGCTGCGCTTCACCTACGACCAGGTCATGTTGCAGCCCGAGTATGTGTTGAGGTGTATCGAGATGGCGTTGTCCCAGCGGGCCGCGGCCGCCTGA
- a CDS encoding SPFH domain-containing protein: MSPGLVVVLLAVVVVIGVLMSVKVVPVASCLVVERGGRYRTTLQPGLNTVVPLLDRVVARFDMREQVLSMREPLVCRDHYLCEAGLNVYLEFEDPSIAYRVDKPQQQLESAVRAALRELAGIVDRDELLGSAGRLTDVAYDATRRSREDWGIRVKRIELTDLSGPDVRP; the protein is encoded by the coding sequence ATGTCGCCGGGTCTCGTGGTCGTGCTGCTTGCTGTTGTGGTCGTCATCGGGGTGCTGATGAGTGTCAAGGTCGTCCCGGTGGCGAGCTGCTTGGTGGTCGAGCGCGGCGGCCGGTACCGTACGACGCTTCAGCCCGGTCTCAACACCGTCGTGCCGCTGCTCGACCGGGTCGTCGCTCGGTTCGACATGCGCGAGCAGGTGCTGTCGATGCGGGAGCCGCTGGTCTGCCGCGACCACTACCTCTGCGAGGCGGGTCTGAACGTCTACCTCGAGTTCGAGGACCCCTCGATCGCCTACCGCGTCGACAAGCCCCAGCAGCAGCTCGAGAGTGCTGTGCGTGCGGCGCTGCGAGAGCTCGCCGGCATCGTCGACCGCGACGAGCTCCTCGGCTCCGCCGGGCGCCTGACCGATGTCGCGTACGACGCCACCCGCCGCTCCCGGGAGGACTGGGGCATCCGCGTCAAACGCATAGAGCTGACCGACCTCTCTGGCCCCGACGTGAGGCCTTGA
- a CDS encoding SPFH domain-containing protein, with protein sequence MELLLIVLVMVALVVGAVASTVRIVPQARRYNIERFGRYRVTLQPGLNFVIPLVDRVNTKLDVREQVYSSNPRPVITEDNLVVNIDTVLYYQITEPRAAAYEVANYLQAIDQLTVTTLRNLIGSMDLERTLTSRETINARLREVLDEATGKWGIRVNRVEIKAIDPPSSIQEAMEKQMRAERDKRAAILHAEGKRASLILEAEGTRQQSILEAEGNQQARVLEADGEAKALERVFQAVHANDADSKVLAYKYLEMLPSLAAHGNSFWVIPGELTEAMRTVTGAFADGAGSSSKSAENGDEAPPAPPLPGPRAAIEQAQEEVAKAVEEAQEESARADRIVG encoded by the coding sequence ATGGAACTACTGCTGATTGTGCTGGTCATGGTCGCGCTCGTGGTCGGGGCGGTCGCCTCGACGGTGCGGATCGTGCCACAGGCGCGGCGTTACAACATCGAGCGGTTCGGGCGTTATCGGGTCACGCTGCAGCCAGGGCTGAACTTCGTGATCCCGCTGGTGGACCGGGTCAACACCAAGCTCGACGTGCGTGAGCAGGTCTACTCCTCCAACCCGCGCCCGGTGATCACCGAGGACAACCTGGTGGTCAACATCGACACGGTGCTCTACTACCAGATCACCGAGCCGCGGGCGGCGGCCTACGAGGTCGCCAACTATCTGCAGGCCATCGACCAGCTCACCGTCACCACGCTGCGAAACCTGATCGGCTCGATGGACCTGGAGCGCACCCTGACCTCGCGCGAGACGATCAACGCTCGGCTGCGCGAGGTGCTCGACGAGGCCACCGGGAAGTGGGGGATCAGGGTCAACCGCGTCGAGATCAAGGCGATCGACCCGCCCTCCTCGATCCAGGAGGCGATGGAGAAGCAGATGCGCGCCGAGCGTGACAAGCGCGCCGCGATCCTCCATGCCGAGGGCAAGCGGGCCTCGCTGATCCTGGAGGCGGAGGGCACCCGTCAGCAGTCGATCCTGGAAGCAGAGGGCAACCAGCAGGCTCGCGTGCTCGAGGCCGACGGTGAGGCCAAGGCGCTCGAGCGGGTCTTCCAGGCCGTCCACGCCAACGACGCCGACTCGAAGGTGCTCGCCTACAAATACCTCGAGATGCTGCCCTCGCTGGCCGCTCACGGCAACTCGTTCTGGGTCATCCCCGGCGAGCTCACCGAGGCGATGCGTACGGTCACAGGAGCGTTCGCCGACGGCGCCGGGTCGTCCTCGAAGTCTGCCGAGAACGGCGACGAGGCACCGCCCGCGCCGCCCCTTCCCGGACCGCGGGCAGCCATCGAGCAGGCTCAGGAGGAAGTCGCCAAGGCCGTCGAGGAGGCTCAGGAGGAGTCCGCCCGCGCGGACCGCATCGTCGGCTGA
- a CDS encoding NfeD family protein → MWSFFWLIVAVLLGVAEAFTMTLAFAFVAGGALLAAGSAALGAPVLVQALVFALAGGGSVLLVRPIARRHMALPPPVRDGTDALIGRQAVVTAEVSFEHGLVHLAGEDWSARPYDDDLVIPVGCRVDVLEIEGATALVHPRDPLSLSP, encoded by the coding sequence ATGTGGTCATTCTTCTGGCTGATCGTCGCAGTGCTGCTAGGAGTCGCTGAGGCGTTCACGATGACGCTGGCGTTCGCTTTCGTCGCCGGCGGGGCACTCCTTGCCGCCGGCAGCGCCGCTCTCGGCGCTCCGGTCCTGGTGCAGGCGCTGGTCTTCGCGCTCGCGGGCGGCGGCAGCGTGCTGCTGGTGCGCCCGATCGCGCGGCGTCACATGGCGCTGCCGCCGCCGGTGCGTGACGGCACCGACGCCCTGATCGGTCGCCAGGCCGTCGTCACCGCCGAGGTCAGCTTCGAGCACGGCCTGGTGCATCTCGCCGGTGAGGACTGGTCGGCCAGACCCTACGACGACGACCTGGTCATCCCGGTCGGATGCCGGGTCGACGTGCTCGAGATCGAAGGCGCCACGGCGCTCGTCCACCCACGGGACCCGCTGTCGCTGTCACCTTAG
- a CDS encoding DUF6328 family protein yields MSDDGLEVGTDGGSPGERPEQRITRNWNELLQELRVLQTGVQILTGFLLTVPFSPRFPDLDDRQKTIYLIVLVGSVITTCLIIAPVSFHRMLFRRRQRPWLVKASHACARAGLACFALVSALVVLLVFDVVVSFGVGVVVAVVVLVLFISLWVGLPLVSERHSSRRSM; encoded by the coding sequence ATGTCCGACGACGGGCTCGAGGTCGGGACCGATGGTGGCAGCCCGGGGGAGCGGCCCGAGCAGCGGATCACCCGCAACTGGAACGAGCTGCTCCAGGAGCTGCGGGTGCTGCAGACCGGCGTCCAGATCCTCACCGGATTCCTGCTGACCGTGCCGTTCTCGCCGCGGTTCCCCGACCTCGACGACCGCCAGAAGACGATCTATCTGATCGTGCTGGTGGGCTCGGTCATCACGACCTGCCTCATCATCGCGCCGGTCTCCTTCCACCGGATGCTGTTCCGTCGTCGGCAACGTCCGTGGCTGGTGAAGGCCTCCCACGCCTGCGCGCGAGCCGGTCTGGCGTGCTTCGCCCTGGTCTCGGCGCTGGTGGTGCTGCTCGTCTTCGACGTCGTCGTCTCCTTCGGGGTGGGTGTGGTCGTCGCGGTGGTCGTGCTCGTCCTCTTCATCTCGCTGTGGGTGGGTCTGCCGCTGGTGAGCGAGCGCCACAGCTCTCGCCGATCCATGTGA
- a CDS encoding glucose 1-dehydrogenase: MSDDKIQFPAQQQEPPGLTTVMDPQPDHGESSYQGHGRLDGKVAIITGGDSGIGRAVAIAYAREGADVAFTYLPEEEPDAKGTSSLVEAAGRTALTIPIDLREREACDEVVERTVQELGGLDILVNNAGYQFARDKGLTDMDDERIDRTFKTNLYALLWLTRAAVPHLRKSNGCVVNNASIQAYEPSTSLLDYAATKAAINNFTVNLAAELGPEGIRVNAVAPGPIWTPLQPATQAAEKVERFGANTPLGRAGQPAEVAPAFVFLASPAEASYVSGTVLGVTGGRPVF, encoded by the coding sequence ATGAGCGACGACAAGATCCAGTTCCCCGCCCAGCAGCAGGAGCCTCCGGGGCTCACGACCGTGATGGACCCGCAGCCCGATCACGGCGAGTCGAGCTACCAGGGCCACGGCCGTCTGGACGGGAAGGTCGCGATCATCACCGGCGGCGACTCCGGGATCGGCCGCGCCGTCGCGATCGCGTACGCCCGCGAGGGAGCCGACGTCGCCTTCACCTATCTCCCCGAGGAGGAACCGGACGCGAAGGGGACCTCGAGCCTCGTCGAGGCGGCCGGACGCACCGCGCTCACCATCCCGATCGACCTGCGCGAGCGGGAGGCGTGCGACGAGGTCGTCGAACGCACCGTGCAGGAGCTCGGTGGCCTCGACATCCTGGTCAACAACGCCGGCTACCAGTTCGCCCGCGACAAGGGCCTGACCGACATGGACGACGAACGGATCGACCGGACCTTCAAGACCAACCTGTACGCCCTGCTCTGGCTGACCCGAGCAGCCGTCCCGCACCTGCGGAAGAGCAACGGCTGCGTCGTCAACAACGCCTCCATCCAGGCGTACGAACCTTCGACCAGCCTGCTCGACTACGCCGCGACCAAGGCGGCCATCAACAACTTCACCGTCAACCTCGCTGCCGAGCTCGGGCCCGAGGGGATCCGGGTCAACGCGGTGGCGCCGGGGCCGATCTGGACCCCGCTGCAGCCGGCGACCCAGGCGGCGGAGAAGGTGGAGAGGTTCGGGGCGAACACGCCGCTGGGACGTGCCGGCCAGCCGGCCGAGGTGGCCCCGGCGTTCGTCTTCCTCGCCTCGCCGGCCGAGGCGTCCTACGTCTCCGGCACCGTGCTCGGGGTGACCGGAGGACGGCCGGTGTTCTGA
- a CDS encoding spermidine synthase yields the protein MSELVNETETAIAETSDDVSTRSAHGDLVLRHRADGHLELRANGIFVMDTRETSTEKALATRALDLHADPRHVLIGGLGLGFTLEAVLSDGRVETVTVVEIEPLLVEWMRAGRVPHGPALMSDERVRIEVADVAVVLRESQGAAYDLVLLDVDNGPGYLVHDANGALYEAPALADARRATAPGGTVVVWSAAQAPALLEVMGQVFDETEALSYPVDLQGHSETYWLYAGTVSRRNGTN from the coding sequence GTGAGCGAACTGGTGAACGAGACGGAGACGGCCATCGCCGAGACGAGCGACGACGTGAGCACACGCAGCGCGCACGGTGACCTGGTCCTTCGGCATCGCGCCGACGGACACCTGGAGCTTCGGGCCAACGGGATCTTCGTGATGGACACCCGTGAGACCTCGACCGAGAAGGCGCTCGCGACCCGTGCCCTCGACCTGCACGCAGACCCTCGACACGTGCTCATCGGCGGGCTCGGCCTCGGCTTCACCCTCGAGGCGGTGCTGAGCGACGGCCGGGTCGAGACCGTCACCGTCGTCGAGATCGAGCCTCTCCTGGTCGAGTGGATGCGCGCCGGACGCGTCCCCCACGGCCCCGCGCTGATGAGCGACGAGCGCGTCCGCATCGAGGTCGCCGACGTCGCTGTCGTGCTCCGGGAGAGCCAGGGCGCGGCGTACGACCTCGTGCTGCTCGACGTCGACAACGGCCCCGGCTATCTGGTGCACGACGCCAACGGCGCGCTCTACGAGGCGCCGGCTCTCGCAGATGCGCGACGGGCGACGGCTCCGGGTGGCACGGTGGTGGTGTGGTCTGCCGCGCAGGCTCCGGCGCTGCTGGAGGTGATGGGGCAGGTCTTCGACGAGACCGAGGCGCTCTCCTACCCGGTCGACCTGCAAGGGCACTCGGAGACGTACTGGCTCTACGCCGGCACGGTCTCCCGAAGGAATGGCACCAACTAG
- a CDS encoding class II fumarate hydratase, whose protein sequence is MDDISFRIEHDSMGEVRVPKDALWRAQTQRAVENFPISGTPIEPALIHAIGHVKAAAAKANFDLGVLPGDKAEAIIAAAGAVSEGEHDDAFPIDVFQTGSGTSSNMNANEVIASLVARAGGDVHPNDHVNASQSSNDTFPTAIHVAAAVAVTEQLLPAIDTLATSLEAKAKEFAALVKSGRTHLMDATPVTLGQEFGGYAATVHYAAERLEAVLPRVRELALGGTAVGTGINTPAGFPQAVIADLSNRTAQPFTEARNHFEAQGTRDSLVELSGVLKTLAVGLIKINNDLRWMSSGPTTGLAEIHLPDLQPGSSIMPGKVNPVLPEATLMVAFQVIGNDAAVTAAGASGAFELNVAMPVMARNILESIRLLSTSMTVLAERTVDGIVPVPERLRAYAESSPSIVTPLNKHIGYEAAAKVAKQALADGKTIKETVLALGYVENGTLTEEELDKALDVESMTHP, encoded by the coding sequence ATGGACGACATCAGCTTTCGCATCGAGCACGACTCCATGGGTGAGGTCCGGGTGCCGAAGGACGCGCTGTGGCGCGCCCAGACCCAGCGGGCCGTGGAGAACTTCCCCATCTCGGGCACCCCGATCGAGCCGGCCCTGATCCATGCGATCGGCCACGTGAAGGCCGCCGCCGCCAAGGCCAACTTCGACCTCGGCGTGCTCCCCGGCGACAAGGCCGAGGCGATCATCGCCGCCGCGGGCGCGGTCTCCGAGGGCGAGCACGACGACGCCTTCCCGATCGACGTCTTCCAGACCGGGTCGGGCACGTCGTCGAACATGAACGCCAACGAGGTGATCGCCTCCCTGGTGGCTCGCGCGGGCGGCGACGTGCACCCCAACGACCACGTCAACGCCTCCCAGTCCTCCAACGACACCTTCCCGACCGCCATCCACGTGGCCGCCGCCGTCGCCGTCACCGAGCAGCTGCTGCCCGCGATCGACACCCTCGCCACCTCGCTCGAGGCGAAGGCCAAGGAGTTCGCGGCGCTGGTGAAGTCGGGGCGTACGCACCTCATGGACGCCACCCCGGTGACCCTGGGCCAGGAGTTCGGGGGCTACGCCGCGACCGTGCACTACGCGGCCGAACGACTCGAGGCGGTGCTACCGCGGGTGCGCGAGCTCGCGCTCGGCGGCACCGCGGTCGGCACCGGCATCAACACGCCCGCCGGGTTCCCGCAGGCCGTGATCGCCGACCTGTCCAACCGCACCGCCCAGCCGTTCACCGAGGCCCGCAACCACTTCGAGGCCCAGGGCACCCGCGACTCGCTGGTCGAGCTCTCCGGCGTGCTCAAGACGCTCGCGGTCGGCCTGATCAAGATCAACAACGACCTGCGCTGGATGTCGTCGGGCCCCACCACCGGCCTGGCCGAGATCCACCTGCCCGACCTGCAGCCGGGCTCCTCGATCATGCCCGGCAAGGTCAACCCGGTCCTGCCGGAGGCCACCTTGATGGTGGCGTTCCAGGTGATCGGCAACGACGCGGCGGTGACCGCCGCCGGCGCGTCGGGCGCCTTCGAGCTCAACGTCGCGATGCCGGTGATGGCCCGCAACATCCTGGAGTCGATCCGCCTGCTCTCGACGTCGATGACCGTCCTGGCCGAGCGTACGGTCGACGGGATCGTCCCCGTCCCCGAGCGCCTCCGCGCCTACGCCGAGTCCTCCCCCTCGATCGTCACCCCGCTCAACAAGCACATCGGCTACGAGGCCGCCGCCAAGGTCGCCAAGCAGGCCCTGGCCGACGGCAAGACGATCAAGGAGACCGTGCTGGCCCTGGGCTACGTCGAGAACGGCACCCTCACCGAGGAGGAGCTCGACAAGGCCCTCGACGTCGAGTCGATGACCCACCCCTGA
- a CDS encoding lytic transglycosylase domain-containing protein: MDVPHKAARTTAKTTLLLSVLALGGTGAAVAGGVAYSGPAGDQQLSAGDAASADLPELTDAQRAAIEAESAARGSESSSLSRSSGDRRETADPAKRAALSVAGSDAQAISGVEEVEIDLRDPKDIAKSMLSDFGWGLDQFSCLEPLWEKESGWNTSAANPSSSAYGIPQALPGSKMASAGDDWETNAATQIKWGMGYINDRYGSPCGAWGHSQSNGWY, encoded by the coding sequence GTGGACGTTCCGCACAAGGCTGCGCGTACGACCGCAAAGACCACCCTGCTGCTCTCCGTCCTCGCCCTCGGCGGGACGGGTGCCGCAGTAGCCGGCGGAGTCGCCTACTCCGGCCCGGCCGGCGACCAGCAGCTCAGCGCCGGCGACGCCGCCTCGGCTGACCTGCCCGAGCTGACCGACGCCCAGCGCGCCGCGATCGAGGCCGAGTCCGCCGCCCGCGGCAGCGAGAGCTCCTCGCTGTCCCGGTCCTCCGGCGACCGCCGCGAGACCGCCGACCCGGCCAAGCGGGCCGCGCTCTCGGTTGCTGGGTCCGACGCCCAGGCGATCTCGGGTGTCGAAGAGGTCGAGATCGACCTGCGCGACCCCAAGGACATCGCCAAGTCGATGCTCAGCGACTTCGGCTGGGGCCTCGACCAGTTCTCCTGCCTCGAGCCGCTGTGGGAGAAGGAGTCGGGCTGGAACACCAGCGCCGCCAACCCCTCCTCCAGCGCCTACGGCATCCCGCAGGCTCTCCCGGGCTCCAAGATGGCCTCCGCCGGCGACGACTGGGAGACCAACGCCGCCACCCAGATCAAGTGGGGCATGGGCTACATCAACGACCGCTACGGCTCCCCGTGCGGCGCCTGGGGCCACTCCCAGTCCAACGGCTGGTACTGA